The Gaiellales bacterium genome window below encodes:
- a CDS encoding site-specific DNA-methyltransferase, with protein MDGEIVLGDNLDVMPSLPDGAFRMIYLDPPFNTGRERTARRLRTVAASDGDRTGFGGRRYRSQLLESSSYRDRFDDYLGFLEPRLREARRLLDPEGTLYLHLDYREAHYVKLLCDEIFGRDCFLNELVWAYDYGAKPRRRWPAKHDTILVYVRDPDGYWFDAEAVEREPYMAPGLVTPEKAARGKLPTDVWWHTIVPTSGRERTGYPTQKPEGLLRRMVLASSRPGDRVADFFAGSGTLGAVAAATGRRYVLVDANPEAVAIMERRLGATRARAL; from the coding sequence GTGGACGGCGAGATCGTGCTCGGCGACAACCTGGACGTCATGCCGTCGTTGCCCGACGGCGCATTCCGGATGATCTACCTCGACCCGCCCTTCAACACGGGCCGCGAGCGCACCGCCCGGCGGCTGCGGACGGTGGCGGCGAGCGACGGCGACCGCACCGGCTTCGGCGGCCGCCGCTACCGCAGCCAGCTGCTCGAGAGCTCGTCCTACCGCGACCGCTTCGACGACTACCTCGGCTTCCTCGAGCCGCGCCTGCGCGAAGCGCGGCGGCTGCTGGATCCGGAGGGCACGCTCTACCTGCATCTCGACTACCGCGAGGCCCACTACGTGAAGCTCCTCTGCGACGAGATCTTCGGCCGCGACTGCTTCCTGAACGAGCTCGTCTGGGCCTACGACTACGGGGCGAAGCCGCGCCGGCGCTGGCCGGCCAAGCACGACACGATTCTGGTCTACGTGCGCGATCCCGACGGCTACTGGTTCGACGCGGAGGCGGTCGAGCGGGAGCCGTACATGGCGCCGGGCCTGGTCACGCCGGAGAAGGCCGCCCGCGGCAAGCTCCCGACCGACGTCTGGTGGCACACGATCGTGCCGACGTCGGGCCGCGAGCGCACTGGCTACCCCACCCAGAAGCCGGAGGGCCTCCTGCGGCGGATGGTGCTCGCGTCGAGCAGGCCCGGCGACCGCGTCGCCGACTTCTTCGCCGGCTCCGGGACGCTCGGCGCGGTGGCGGCCGCGACGGGGCGCCGCTACGTGCTCGTCGACGCGAACCCGGAGGCCGTCGCGATCATGGAACGGCGGCTGGGCGCGACCCGCGCTCGAGCACTCTGA
- the rpiA gene encoding ribose-5-phosphate isomerase RpiA — MNAEALRRAAGEEAVARYVRDGMRLGLGTGSTASAMIEALAARLAAGDVREIAGVPTSEATAALCDRLGVPLTTLAETPELDVVIDGADEVDPDLNLIKGLGGAHLREKVVASAGRTMIVVADESKLVAHLGERAPLPVEVVEFALPVCERPLRDLGWEPIRRVAPDGRPFVTDEGNAILDCRRADWADPAALAAAVKAVPGVVEHGFFLGMATAVVVGTSDGVRVLERGSRPAAVP; from the coding sequence GTGAACGCCGAGGCCCTGCGCCGGGCGGCCGGCGAGGAGGCCGTGGCCCGCTATGTGCGCGACGGCATGCGGCTCGGCCTGGGCACGGGCTCGACGGCTTCGGCGATGATCGAGGCGCTGGCCGCCCGGCTCGCCGCCGGTGACGTCCGCGAGATCGCCGGCGTGCCCACGTCGGAGGCGACCGCAGCGCTGTGCGACCGCCTCGGCGTGCCGCTGACGACGCTCGCCGAGACGCCCGAGCTGGACGTCGTGATCGACGGCGCCGACGAGGTCGACCCCGACCTGAACCTGATCAAGGGCCTGGGTGGCGCGCACCTGCGCGAGAAGGTCGTCGCCAGCGCGGGGCGGACGATGATCGTCGTGGCCGACGAGTCGAAGCTGGTCGCGCACCTCGGCGAGCGTGCGCCGCTGCCGGTGGAGGTGGTCGAGTTCGCGCTCCCGGTGTGCGAGCGGCCGCTGCGCGATCTCGGCTGGGAGCCGATCCGAAGGGTTGCACCCGACGGGAGGCCGTTCGTGACCGACGAGGGCAACGCCATCCTCGACTGCCGCCGCGCCGACTGGGCCGACCCGGCCGCCCTGGCCGCCGCCGTGAAGGCGGTGCCCGGCGTGGTCGAGCACGGCTTCTTCCTGGGCATGGCGACGGCGGTCGTCGTCGGGACGAGCGACGGCGTCAGAGTGCTCGAGCGCGGGTCGCGCCCAGCCGCCGTTCCATGA
- a CDS encoding thioredoxin domain-containing protein codes for MNRLAGETSPYLLQHAENPVEWYPWGDEALERARTDARPILLSIGYSACHWCHVMAHESFEDPETAEVMNRLFVNVKVDREERPDLDAVYMNAVVGMTGHGGWPMTVFLTPAGEPFHGGTYYPPQPRHGMPAFRQVLLAVDKAWREQRGEVERVGANVGEALRRGSELVPSADPLSDDILDAAMPRLETVHDSTWGGFGGAPKFPAGPAVGFLLRRHARAGDAEALEMARTTLDGMALGGMHDLVGGGFHRYAVDAVWLVPHFEKMLYDNALLATAYLEAAAVTGEERYAAVAEGTLDFLVRDMRLPEGGFASALDADTEGEEGTTYVWTPAQLTEALGEEDARVAAGHYGVTDAGNFEGGTTVLRAQGPPPPGLDRIRAALLERRLRRPQPGRDDKAIASWNGLALAALAQGGWRLGRPDLLDAARECARFLLGQMTGDDGRLRRTYRAGSARIPAYLDDHAAVCHGLLELALATGEPEWLPPARRIADDALRRFADGEHGGFFQSADDAERLVARHKELDDNPTPSGNSLLCHCLIRLARIYADPELEARAEATLRLAVDGMRNAPHAFGQMLSALDLYLSAPREVAVVGPAADPATRALADAVRDGFHPTVVYAFGDGADAAGIPLLEGRTPVSGAPAAYICERFACRAPLTDPEAARAAMAA; via the coding sequence ATGAACCGGCTCGCCGGCGAGACCAGCCCGTACCTGCTCCAGCACGCCGAGAATCCGGTCGAGTGGTACCCCTGGGGTGACGAGGCGCTCGAGCGGGCCCGGACCGACGCGCGGCCGATCCTGCTCTCGATCGGCTACTCGGCCTGCCACTGGTGCCATGTGATGGCGCACGAGTCGTTCGAGGATCCCGAGACGGCCGAGGTGATGAACCGGCTCTTCGTGAACGTCAAGGTCGACCGCGAGGAGCGGCCCGACCTGGACGCCGTCTACATGAACGCGGTCGTCGGCATGACCGGCCACGGCGGCTGGCCGATGACGGTGTTCCTGACGCCGGCGGGGGAGCCGTTCCACGGCGGTACCTACTACCCGCCCCAGCCGCGCCACGGCATGCCCGCCTTCCGCCAGGTGCTGCTGGCCGTCGACAAGGCCTGGCGGGAGCAGCGCGGCGAGGTCGAGCGGGTGGGCGCGAACGTCGGCGAGGCCCTGCGCCGCGGCTCCGAGCTGGTCCCGTCGGCCGATCCGCTCTCCGACGACATCCTGGATGCCGCGATGCCGCGCCTGGAGACGGTGCACGACAGCACCTGGGGCGGGTTCGGCGGCGCGCCCAAGTTCCCGGCCGGGCCTGCGGTCGGCTTCCTGCTGCGCCGGCACGCCCGCGCGGGCGACGCCGAGGCGCTCGAGATGGCGCGCACCACGCTCGACGGCATGGCCCTCGGCGGCATGCACGACCTGGTCGGCGGCGGGTTCCACCGCTATGCCGTCGACGCGGTCTGGCTCGTGCCCCACTTCGAGAAGATGCTCTACGACAACGCGCTGCTCGCGACCGCCTACCTCGAGGCGGCCGCCGTGACGGGCGAGGAGCGCTACGCCGCGGTCGCCGAGGGCACGCTCGACTTCCTGGTGCGTGACATGCGCCTCCCCGAGGGCGGGTTCGCGTCGGCGCTCGACGCGGATACCGAGGGCGAGGAGGGCACGACGTATGTCTGGACGCCGGCGCAGCTGACCGAGGCGCTGGGCGAGGAGGACGCGCGCGTCGCCGCCGGCCACTACGGCGTCACCGACGCCGGCAACTTCGAGGGCGGGACGACCGTCCTGCGCGCCCAGGGGCCACCGCCGCCGGGCCTCGACCGGATCCGGGCGGCGCTGCTCGAGCGGCGGCTGCGCCGGCCGCAGCCGGGCCGCGACGACAAGGCGATCGCGAGCTGGAACGGCCTCGCGCTGGCGGCCCTCGCCCAGGGCGGCTGGCGGCTCGGCCGGCCCGACCTGCTCGACGCCGCCCGCGAGTGCGCCCGCTTCCTGCTCGGCCAGATGACCGGCGACGACGGCCGCCTGCGCCGCACCTACCGCGCCGGCAGCGCCCGCATCCCCGCCTACCTCGACGACCACGCCGCCGTCTGCCACGGGCTGCTCGAGCTGGCGCTTGCGACCGGAGAGCCCGAGTGGCTACCGCCGGCGCGGCGGATCGCCGACGACGCGCTGCGGCGGTTCGCCGACGGCGAGCACGGCGGCTTCTTTCAGTCGGCCGACGACGCCGAGCGGCTCGTCGCCCGGCACAAGGAGCTCGACGACAATCCGACCCCGTCCGGCAACTCGCTGCTCTGCCACTGCCTGATCCGGCTCGCGCGCATCTACGCCGATCCCGAGCTCGAGGCCCGCGCCGAGGCCACCCTGCGGCTGGCGGTCGACGGGATGCGCAACGCCCCGCACGCGTTCGGCCAGATGCTCTCGGCGCTCGACCTGTACCTGTCGGCGCCGCGCGAGGTGGCGGTGGTCGGCCCGGCCGCCGATCCGGCCACCCGGGCGCTGGCCGACGCCGTCCGCGACGGCTTCCACCCGACGGTCGTCTACGCCTTCGGCGACGGCGCGGACGCCGCCGGCATCCCGCTGCTCGAGGGGCGCACGCCGGTGTCCGGCGCGCCTGCGGCATACATCTGCGAGCGGTTCGCCTGCCGGGCGCCGCTGACCGACCCGGAGGCCGCCCGCGCGGCGATGGCCGCGTGA
- a CDS encoding NAD-glutamate dehydrogenase, translating into MSSEPQAPAVAEPDSSDAALVDTLLEELGTSRVGLLAEFVRAYVRRVPAVLVAELGTSGLAAHVAHVYSFMSGREPGQLAVRAYNADLASDGWESAGSVVEVAVEDAPFLVDTVTTEMHVHGVQVRAVVHPVIGVERSEDGRIEAITPARGAHRRESVMHFQADRRLDEGALEKLRADLLTVLSDLRLAVRDFLPMVERVETMIEAAQMGGSRWSPAVIQESTEFLQWLTDDSFIYLGYREYAISGAGDDATIAVVPGSGLGVMSDDSRSRFAEPVPVSELEQSVRDRLFSGPLLTVAKTNRETAIHRRARMDYIGVKRFDESGAVVGELRMIGLFTSKAYAESARQIPLIRRKLEAIMRWEDLITGSHDYKAVVELFDSFPKDELFAAPAQELRTTIMSLAAMQEERNVRVFLRVDPMRRTVWAVVALPRDRVSTDLRVRLEHLFEFRYQGVVADYALSFATDPARFHFTIHVGEGGIPDVSPVDIQREVAAAARSWDDALSDALAEEVGEMRGHELARRYAALFPEYYKSASSIRAARFDVQQFERIGDDCPYVLALQNESGPSEPLLTRVKLYKTGGKAPLSELLPLLEQLGLTVVEEVPTRLQGDTAETRYLHDFGVLGPDGRLLDLAVYADIVSATVGAVWDGRAGSDWLNRLVVAGGLSWQQITILRAYREYRQVLGATFTSRYQNDCFVRNSGIARKLVELFEIRFDPNRERAEDGAEGEDPEAALVAEISADLDAVASLDDDRILRGYLGMIQATVRTNAYVRDGGHLSFKLRCADVPSMPRPVPLWEIFVYSPDMAGVHLRGGSVARGGIRWSDRLEDYRTEILGLMKAQMVKNAVIVPVGAKGGFVLKNPPADRAELRDEERRQYITLMRGMLDLTDNMVSGEVVHPPNVRVLDGPDPYLVVAADKGTAHLSDTANGVSAEYGFWLGDAYASGGSDGYDHKALGITARGGWESVTRHFREMGRDVMTEPFTAAGVGDMSGDVFGNGMLLSRQMRLLAAFDHRHIFIDPDPDPEASFDERARMFALPSSSWDDYDRELISAGGGIWPRIAKSIPLSSQAREALGIEAERLTPTEVIHAILCAPVDLLWNGGIGTYVKASSESHADVGDRTNDAVRADGRELRAKVVGEGGNLGLTQRGRIEYAGHGGRINIDAIDNSAGVDCSDHEVNLKILLGLAIEAGELTLEERNEVLQSVANDVVAHVLYDNYLQVQILSQETAVAAQRMEAYEDLMVELEARGLLERTLEFLPTPEQMAERRAAGNGLVRPELCVLLAYAKRLLREQVLASQLPDDPYLDASLAEYFPPAVVERFGHLMAAHPLRREIVATIVTNDVINSMGITFVSRMVAETGAGPEEVAAGFIVARDVSNAREPWDAVEKLDRVVANDVQADLMDGVDTVVAQLARWYLTHVPQIDLQAEVERSRGPFAELVASMGDVATTAWRLARDERLERLLEQGVPREAARFAAIAPDLVYAPDIITVAQTYSRPIADVAHAFFVIGERLYLDVIERRASELPADTRWQRLAWASLADDLRLLRRQIASAVLAETGDASIDDAVDRYLAARTDPYGRLASLMTTLAAAPGDDASVIMVAVHQIRQVIA; encoded by the coding sequence GTGAGCAGCGAGCCTCAGGCGCCCGCCGTGGCTGAGCCCGACTCGAGCGACGCTGCGCTCGTCGACACGCTGCTCGAGGAGCTGGGCACCAGCCGCGTCGGCCTGCTGGCCGAGTTCGTGCGGGCCTACGTCCGGCGCGTCCCGGCCGTGCTCGTGGCCGAGCTGGGGACGAGCGGCCTGGCCGCCCACGTCGCCCATGTCTACTCGTTCATGAGCGGGCGCGAGCCCGGCCAGCTGGCCGTGCGCGCGTACAACGCCGACCTCGCCAGCGACGGCTGGGAGTCGGCCGGCTCCGTCGTCGAGGTGGCCGTCGAGGATGCGCCCTTCCTGGTCGACACGGTCACGACCGAGATGCACGTGCACGGGGTCCAGGTGCGCGCGGTCGTGCACCCGGTCATCGGCGTCGAACGCTCCGAGGACGGCCGCATCGAGGCGATCACGCCGGCCCGCGGCGCCCACCGGCGCGAGTCGGTCATGCACTTCCAGGCCGACCGCCGGCTCGACGAGGGCGCGCTCGAGAAGCTGCGCGCCGATCTCCTCACGGTGCTCTCCGACCTGCGCCTGGCGGTGCGCGACTTCCTGCCGATGGTCGAGCGGGTCGAGACGATGATCGAGGCCGCCCAGATGGGCGGATCGCGCTGGTCGCCGGCGGTGATCCAGGAATCGACCGAGTTCCTGCAGTGGCTCACCGACGACAGCTTCATCTACCTCGGCTACCGCGAGTACGCGATCTCCGGGGCCGGCGACGACGCCACCATCGCCGTCGTGCCGGGCTCGGGGCTCGGGGTCATGTCCGACGACTCCCGGTCGCGGTTCGCCGAGCCGGTGCCCGTCTCCGAGCTCGAGCAGTCGGTGCGCGACCGGCTCTTCAGCGGGCCGCTCCTGACAGTCGCGAAGACGAACCGGGAGACCGCGATCCACCGCCGCGCCCGGATGGACTACATCGGCGTCAAGCGCTTCGACGAGTCCGGCGCCGTCGTCGGCGAGCTGCGCATGATCGGCCTCTTCACCAGCAAGGCCTATGCCGAGTCCGCCCGCCAGATCCCCCTGATCCGGCGCAAGCTCGAGGCGATCATGCGCTGGGAGGACCTGATCACCGGCTCGCACGACTACAAGGCCGTGGTCGAGCTCTTCGACAGCTTTCCCAAGGACGAGCTCTTCGCCGCCCCGGCCCAGGAGCTGCGCACGACGATCATGTCGCTCGCCGCGATGCAGGAGGAGCGAAACGTGCGCGTCTTCCTGCGCGTCGACCCGATGCGGCGCACCGTGTGGGCGGTGGTGGCGCTGCCGCGCGACCGGGTGTCGACCGACCTGCGCGTGCGGCTCGAGCATCTGTTCGAGTTCCGCTACCAGGGCGTCGTCGCCGACTATGCGCTCTCGTTCGCGACCGACCCGGCTCGCTTCCACTTCACGATCCACGTCGGCGAGGGCGGCATCCCCGACGTCTCGCCGGTCGACATCCAGCGCGAGGTGGCCGCGGCGGCGCGCTCGTGGGACGACGCCCTCTCGGACGCGCTGGCAGAGGAGGTCGGCGAGATGCGCGGCCACGAGCTGGCCCGCCGCTACGCCGCGCTCTTTCCCGAGTACTACAAGAGCGCCTCGTCGATCCGCGCGGCCAGGTTCGACGTCCAGCAGTTCGAGCGCATCGGCGACGACTGCCCCTACGTGCTCGCGCTCCAGAACGAGAGCGGGCCCTCCGAGCCGCTGCTGACGCGCGTGAAGCTCTACAAGACCGGCGGCAAGGCCCCGCTGAGCGAGCTCCTGCCGCTCCTCGAGCAGCTCGGCCTGACCGTGGTCGAGGAGGTGCCGACGCGGCTCCAGGGGGACACGGCCGAGACCCGCTACCTGCACGACTTCGGCGTGCTCGGCCCCGACGGCCGGCTGCTCGACCTGGCCGTCTACGCCGACATCGTCAGCGCCACGGTGGGCGCGGTGTGGGACGGGCGGGCCGGCTCCGACTGGCTGAACCGGCTGGTCGTGGCGGGCGGCCTCTCGTGGCAGCAGATCACCATCCTGCGCGCCTACCGCGAGTACCGCCAGGTGCTCGGCGCCACGTTCACGTCGCGCTACCAGAATGACTGCTTCGTGCGGAACTCCGGCATTGCCCGCAAGCTCGTCGAGCTGTTCGAGATCCGCTTCGACCCGAACCGGGAGCGAGCCGAGGACGGCGCCGAGGGCGAGGACCCGGAGGCGGCGCTCGTGGCCGAGATCTCGGCCGACCTCGACGCCGTCGCCTCGCTCGACGACGACCGCATCCTGCGCGGCTACCTGGGCATGATCCAGGCCACGGTGCGCACGAACGCCTACGTCCGCGACGGCGGCCACCTCTCGTTCAAGCTGCGTTGCGCGGACGTCCCCAGCATGCCCCGGCCCGTGCCGCTCTGGGAGATCTTCGTCTACTCGCCCGACATGGCCGGCGTCCACCTGCGCGGCGGCAGCGTCGCGCGTGGCGGCATCAGATGGTCAGACCGTTTGGAGGACTACCGCACCGAGATCCTGGGCCTGATGAAGGCGCAGATGGTGAAGAACGCGGTCATCGTCCCCGTCGGTGCGAAGGGCGGCTTCGTGCTGAAGAACCCGCCGGCCGACCGGGCCGAGCTGCGCGACGAGGAGCGTCGCCAGTACATCACCCTGATGCGCGGGATGCTCGACCTGACAGACAACATGGTCAGCGGCGAGGTCGTCCATCCGCCGAACGTGCGCGTCCTCGACGGCCCCGACCCGTACCTGGTCGTGGCCGCCGACAAGGGCACCGCCCATCTCTCCGACACGGCCAACGGCGTGAGCGCCGAGTACGGGTTCTGGCTGGGCGACGCCTACGCGTCCGGGGGGTCGGATGGGTATGACCATAAAGCGCTCGGCATCACCGCCCGCGGCGGGTGGGAGAGCGTCACCCGCCACTTCCGCGAGATGGGCCGCGACGTCATGACCGAGCCGTTCACCGCCGCCGGCGTCGGCGACATGTCCGGCGACGTCTTCGGCAACGGGATGCTGCTCTCGCGCCAGATGCGCCTGCTGGCCGCGTTCGACCACCGCCACATCTTCATCGACCCCGATCCCGACCCGGAGGCATCGTTCGACGAGCGGGCGCGCATGTTCGCGCTGCCGAGCTCGTCGTGGGACGACTACGACCGCGAGCTGATCTCGGCCGGCGGCGGCATCTGGCCGCGCATCGCGAAGTCGATCCCGCTCTCGTCCCAGGCGCGCGAGGCGCTCGGGATCGAGGCCGAGCGGCTGACCCCGACCGAGGTGATCCACGCCATCCTGTGCGCGCCGGTCGACCTGCTCTGGAACGGCGGCATCGGCACCTACGTGAAGGCCTCGTCGGAATCCCACGCGGACGTCGGCGACCGCACCAACGACGCCGTCCGCGCCGACGGCCGCGAGCTGCGGGCCAAGGTGGTCGGCGAGGGCGGCAACCTGGGCCTCACCCAGCGGGGCCGGATCGAGTACGCCGGCCACGGCGGCCGGATCAACATCGACGCGATCGACAACTCGGCCGGCGTCGACTGCTCCGACCACGAGGTCAACCTGAAGATCCTGCTCGGTCTGGCCATCGAGGCGGGCGAGCTGACCCTCGAGGAGCGCAACGAGGTGCTCCAGTCGGTCGCGAACGACGTCGTCGCCCACGTGCTCTACGACAACTACCTCCAGGTGCAGATCCTGAGCCAGGAGACCGCCGTTGCGGCCCAGCGGATGGAGGCCTACGAGGACCTGATGGTCGAGCTGGAGGCGCGCGGACTGCTCGAGCGGACGCTCGAGTTCCTGCCGACGCCGGAGCAGATGGCCGAGCGGCGGGCGGCCGGGAACGGCCTCGTGCGGCCGGAGCTGTGCGTCCTCCTGGCGTACGCGAAGCGGCTGCTGCGGGAGCAGGTGCTGGCTTCCCAGCTGCCGGACGACCCGTACCTGGACGCCTCGCTGGCCGAGTACTTCCCGCCGGCCGTGGTCGAGCGCTTCGGCCATCTGATGGCGGCGCACCCGCTGCGGCGCGAGATCGTGGCCACGATCGTCACGAATGACGTGATCAACTCGATGGGGATCACGTTCGTGTCGCGGATGGTGGCCGAGACCGGCGCCGGGCCGGAGGAGGTGGCGGCCGGATTCATCGTCGCCCGCGACGTGTCGAACGCCCGCGAGCCGTGGGACGCGGTCGAGAAGCTCGACCGGGTGGTCGCAAACGACGTCCAGGCCGACCTGATGGACGGCGTCGACACCGTGGTCGCGCAGCTCGCCCGCTGGTATCTGACCCACGTGCCCCAGATCGACCTGCAGGCCGAGGTCGAGCGCTCCCGGGGGCCGTTCGCCGAGCTGGTCGCGTCGATGGGTGACGTCGCCACGACCGCCTGGCGGCTGGCCCGCGATGAGCGGCTCGAGCGGCTGCTGGAGCAGGGCGTGCCGCGCGAGGCGGCCCGCTTCGCGGCCATCGCGCCCGACCTCGTCTACGCGCCCGACATCATCACCGTCGCCCAGACGTACTCGCGCCCGATCGCCGACGTCGCCCACGCCTTCTTCGTGATCGGCGAGCGGCTCTATCTGGACGTGATCGAGCGGCGCGCGTCCGAGCTCCCCGCCGACACGCGCTGGCAGCGGCTGGCCTGGGCGTCGCTGGCCGACGACCTGCGGCTCCTGCGGCGCCAGATCGCCTCGGCGGTGCTGGCCGAGACCGGCGACGCGTCGATCGACGATGCCGTCGACCGCTATCTGGCGGCCCGCACCGACCCGTACGGCCGGCTGGCGTCGCTGATGACGACGCTCGCCGCGGCGCCGGGCGACGACGCCTCGGTGATCATGGTGGCCGTCCACCAGATCCGCCAGGTGATCGCTTAG
- a CDS encoding response regulator transcription factor has product MRNGPATARRRRILVVEDDSVIATAIAAYLRAAGYEVDAVDDGLKALRRIRYASPDAIVLDLMLPGADGWQVIESVRADGIEAAVVVVSARVSERDRVHALRLGADDYLCKPFGMPELVARVESALRSTAGGFRGSNGAIETPGLVIDSELRRAFVDGEDAGLTVLEFRLLHAMAVESGRALSRDQLRRRVWGMPHTKRDRSVDVCIRKLRAKVDCRSRGYSYIHTHPGVGYRFAAEPKGAGVEADPQPLRTG; this is encoded by the coding sequence ATGAGGAACGGCCCGGCCACGGCTCGCCGCCGCCGCATCCTGGTCGTCGAGGACGACTCCGTCATCGCCACCGCCATCGCCGCCTACCTGCGTGCGGCCGGCTACGAGGTGGACGCGGTCGACGACGGGCTGAAGGCGCTGCGCCGGATCCGCTACGCCAGCCCCGACGCGATCGTGCTCGACCTCATGCTGCCCGGCGCCGACGGATGGCAGGTGATCGAGTCCGTGCGCGCCGATGGGATCGAGGCGGCGGTCGTCGTCGTGAGCGCCCGCGTGTCCGAACGTGACCGCGTCCACGCCCTGCGGCTGGGCGCCGACGACTACCTGTGCAAGCCGTTCGGCATGCCCGAGCTGGTGGCCCGGGTGGAGTCGGCGCTGCGGAGCACGGCCGGGGGCTTCCGGGGCTCGAACGGCGCCATCGAGACGCCCGGCCTCGTGATCGACTCGGAGCTGCGGCGGGCCTTCGTCGACGGCGAGGACGCCGGCCTCACGGTGCTCGAGTTCCGGCTCCTGCACGCGATGGCCGTCGAGAGCGGTCGCGCGCTCAGCCGCGACCAGCTGCGCCGGCGCGTCTGGGGCATGCCGCATACGAAGCGCGACCGCTCGGTCGACGTCTGCATCCGCAAGCTGCGGGCCAAGGTCGACTGCCGCTCCCGCGGGTACAGCTACATCCACACCCACCCTGGCGTCGGCTACCGCTTCGCGGCCGAGCCGAAGGGAGCAGGGGTGGAAGCGGATCCGCAGCCTCTGCGCACCGGCTGA